Part of the Deferrivibrio essentukiensis genome is shown below.
AAGTGCTTGTTTATGAGTAAGTTGTAAAAAATTTTTGTAATTTTTTACAATTTTCTCTCATCAAAACTTTACTCACAAATATTACATAATAAAATTTGTGAGGTGTTGTTATGGCAAAAAAGGACATGTCAGAAAAAGAAGTTAAAAATCTCAAACCGTCTGAAGATTCTGTTGATAAGCACAGGGTATCTGAAAAACTGTACATTTACGTTTATCCTAATTGGAAAAAGAAATGGTATTACCGTCAACGTAATAATTCAGATATACTTATTGGCGAGTATCCGATAGTTTCATATGCCGAAGCTTTTACCATAAGAGATGAAATGAGAAATTCAGAAAATATGGGTATGCCTCTAAGGAGAGAAGTTACTGTCGATGATATGTTTAATAAGTATTTCGATTTAAAAAGTAACAGTTGGTCTGGCTATACTAAAAAAAGAAAAGTACAAATTTATGAGAAAGACATTAAGCCAATCCTGGGTAATATGGAAATACAAAAGGTAACCATACATAATATTTTAAAAGTTATCAAAGTTGTCGAAGATAGAGATGCTCTTCATACTTTGGAAAAGGTTGTAGTAATAATTAAAAATATATTTAATAAGGCTTGCAGCTTTGGATATATAAAAATTAATCCTGCTAGTGAATTAGAAAACATAATAAAAAAACCGGTAAGAAAGAACTATGCTGCATTAACAGAGCCTGAAGATATAAGTACCCTTGTAAAAGGCATTGATTATTATAGGGGCAATTTTATTGTAAAAATGGCTTTAAAGTTTCTTTTATTAACTGCTCAGAGAAGTTTTACTGTAAGAGCTGCAAA
Proteins encoded:
- a CDS encoding tyrosine-type recombinase/integrase, encoding MAKKDMSEKEVKNLKPSEDSVDKHRVSEKLYIYVYPNWKKKWYYRQRNNSDILIGEYPIVSYAEAFTIRDEMRNSENMGMPLRREVTVDDMFNKYFDLKSNSWSGYTKKRKVQIYEKDIKPILGNMEIQKVTIHNILKVIKVVEDRDALHTLEKVVVIIKNIFNKACSFGYIKINPASELENIIKKPVRKNYAALTEPEDISTLVKGIDYYRGNFIVKMALKFLLLTAQRSFTVRAAKWKDIDLENAIWNIPAEDMKMKTPLRLPLSKQAVELLKEIKQYTGNKKYVFYSFRSKKEILSENTFNTALRRIGFSSDETVAHGFRASFMTCMAEMGFPVDVLNLILDHKKRSKIEAAYNRSEKFEDKKIVLQAWADYLDKLKVTDKPSAVKVKVAKTSVESYSIIERVS